A window of the Streptococcus sp. 116-D4 genome harbors these coding sequences:
- a CDS encoding metallophosphoesterase family protein yields MTKIALLSDIHGNTTALEAVLADARQLGVDEYWLLGDILMPGTGRRRILDLLAQLPITARVLGNWEDSLWHGVRKELDSTRPSQRYLLRQCQYVLEEISLEEIKLLHNQPLQIHRQFGDLTVGISHHLPDKNWGRELIHLGKQEDFDRLVTNPPCDIAVYGHIHQQLLRYGTGGQLIVNPGSIGQPFFLDAQLRKDLRAQYMILEFDDKGLVDMDFRRVDYDVAAELQLAKDLKLPYFEVYYESLVNGIHHTHHQEFLRELAQKEGYDRELDAWLKGGND; encoded by the coding sequence ATGACGAAAATAGCTCTTCTTTCAGATATTCATGGAAATACCACCGCCTTGGAGGCTGTTTTGGCAGATGCTCGGCAGCTAGGAGTGGATGAATACTGGCTTCTAGGAGATATTCTCATGCCAGGGACAGGGCGTAGAAGGATTTTGGACTTGTTGGCTCAACTACCGATTACGGCTAGAGTTTTGGGAAACTGGGAAGACAGTCTGTGGCATGGTGTCCGAAAGGAATTGGATAGTACTCGTCCCAGTCAACGCTATCTCTTGCGCCAGTGCCAGTATGTTTTAGAGGAAATTTCCCTAGAAGAAATTAAACTGCTCCACAATCAACCACTCCAGATTCATCGTCAGTTTGGGGATTTGACGGTGGGAATTAGCCATCATCTTCCTGATAAGAACTGGGGACGAGAGTTGATTCATCTGGGAAAACAAGAGGATTTTGATCGTCTTGTCACCAATCCGCCTTGCGATATTGCTGTTTATGGTCATATCCATCAGCAGTTGCTTCGTTACGGCACTGGTGGCCAATTGATTGTCAATCCGGGTTCGATTGGGCAACCTTTCTTTCTAGATGCCCAGTTGCGGAAGGACTTGCGGGCCCAGTATATGATTTTAGAGTTTGATGACAAGGGCTTGGTAGATATGGACTTCCGACGGGTGGATTACGATGTGGCAGCTGAATTACAGCTGGCTAAAGATCTCAAACTTCCTTATTTTGAGGTTTACTATGAAAGTCTGGTTAATGGTATCCATCATACTCATCATCAGGAATTTTTGAGAGAATTGGCTCAGAAAGAGGGTTATGACAGGGAATTAGATGCCTGGTTAAAAGGTGGTAATGATTGA
- a CDS encoding Rrf2 family transcriptional regulator, translating into MQIPSRFTIATHMLIIIALKGKESKVTSDFLATSVGVNPVIIRKTLSQLKKAELISVARGTGGTEIVKDLKDISLLDVYQAVECLGKTGQLFSFHDNPNPNCPVGAHIHDVLDQKLERIQLAMEAELGQTSLEQVVADAESQMKE; encoded by the coding sequence ATGCAAATTCCAAGTAGATTTACCATTGCGACTCATATGCTGATAATCATTGCCCTCAAGGGGAAGGAAAGCAAGGTGACCAGTGATTTTCTGGCTACTAGTGTCGGGGTCAATCCTGTCATTATCAGAAAGACCTTGTCCCAGTTGAAGAAGGCGGAGCTGATTTCAGTCGCGCGTGGAACGGGCGGAACAGAGATTGTCAAGGATCTCAAAGATATTAGTCTATTAGATGTTTATCAAGCGGTTGAGTGTCTTGGTAAGACAGGTCAACTCTTTAGTTTCCATGATAATCCAAATCCAAATTGCCCTGTAGGAGCTCATATTCATGATGTTTTGGATCAAAAATTGGAGAGAATTCAGCTGGCTATGGAGGCAGAGCTTGGTCAGACCAGTCTAGAGCAAGTGGTAGCTGATGCAGAGAGTCAGATGAAGGAGTGA
- a CDS encoding DUF2974 domain-containing protein — MANIFDYLKDVAYDSFYDLPINELDILALTEITYLSFDNLVSITPQRLLDLAPQVPRKTNMLTSKNHLQLLDELAQHKRFKNCKLSHFINDIDPELQKQFAAMTYRLTLDTYLIVFRGTDDSIIGWKEDFHLTYMKEIPAQKHALRYLRNFLIHHPKQKVILAGHSKGGNLAIYAASQVEQNLQNQITAIYTFDAPGLHTDLTQTKGYQRIMDRTNVFIPQGSIIGMMLEIPNQQIIVHSTALGGIAQHDTFSWQIEDKHFVQLDKTNSDSQQVDTTFKEWVATVPDEELQLYFDLFFGTILDAGITSINDLSSFKAIEHIHHLFVQAQSLTPEERETMGRLTQLLIDTRYQAWKNR, encoded by the coding sequence ATGGCTAATATTTTTGACTATCTGAAAGATGTCGCATACGATTCCTTTTACGACCTTCCTATAAATGAATTAGACATTCTAGCCTTAACAGAAATCACCTACCTCTCCTTTGATAATCTGGTCTCCATAACTCCTCAGCGACTTTTAGACCTGGCTCCTCAGGTTCCAAGGAAGACTAACATGCTGACCAGCAAAAATCACCTCCAGTTATTGGACGAACTGGCTCAACACAAGCGCTTCAAAAATTGTAAACTCTCCCATTTTATCAATGACATTGACCCTGAATTGCAAAAGCAGTTTGCGGCTATGACCTACCGCCTCACTCTCGATACCTATCTGATTGTCTTTCGTGGAACTGATGACAGCATCATTGGCTGGAAGGAAGATTTCCACCTGACCTATATGAAGGAAATTCCTGCTCAAAAGCACGCCCTACGTTATTTAAGAAATTTTCTTATCCACCATCCTAAGCAAAAGGTCATTCTGGCTGGACATTCCAAGGGAGGAAATCTAGCTATCTATGCTGCTAGTCAAGTTGAGCAAAACTTGCAAAATCAAATCACAGCAATTTATACCTTTGACGCGCCCGGTCTCCACACAGATTTGACACAAACCAAGGGCTATCAAAGGATAATGGATAGAACTAATGTTTTCATTCCACAAGGTTCCATTATCGGTATGATGCTGGAAATCCCTAACCAGCAAATCATCGTACACAGTACTGCCTTAGGTGGCATCGCCCAGCACGATACCTTTAGTTGGCAGATTGAGGACAAGCACTTCGTTCAACTGGATAAAACTAACAGTGATAGCCAACAAGTAGACACAACCTTTAAGGAGTGGGTGGCCACAGTCCCTGACGAGGAACTACAGCTCTACTTTGACCTCTTCTTTGGCACTATTCTTGATGCTGGTATTACTTCTATCAATGACCTATCTTCCTTCAAGGCTATCGAACACATTCATCATCTCTTCGTCCAAGCGCAATCCCTCACTCCAGAAGAAAGGGAAACTATGGGACGCCTTACCCAGTTATTGATTGATACCCGTTACCAAGCCTGGAAAAATAGATAG
- a CDS encoding response regulator transcription factor — protein sequence MHKILLVEDDQVIRQQVGKMLSEWGFEVVLVEDFMEVLSLFVQSEPHLVLMDIGLPLFNGYHWCQEIRKISKVPIMFLSSRDQAMDIVMAINMGADDFVTKPFDQQVLLAKVQGLLRRSYEFGRDESLLEYAGVILNTKSMDLHYQGQVLNLTKNEFQILRVLFEHAGNIVARDDLMRELWNSDFFIDDNTLSVNVARLRKKLEEQGLIGFIETKKGIGYGLKHA from the coding sequence ATGCACAAGATTTTATTAGTAGAAGATGATCAGGTCATTCGTCAACAGGTCGGTAAAATGCTCTCTGAATGGGGATTTGAAGTAGTCCTGGTAGAAGACTTTATGGAAGTGTTGAGTTTATTTGTCCAGTCGGAGCCTCATCTGGTCCTCATGGATATTGGTTTGCCCTTATTTAATGGCTATCACTGGTGTCAGGAGATTCGCAAGATTTCCAAGGTACCTATCATGTTTCTGTCTTCGAGAGACCAAGCTATGGATATCGTCATGGCAATCAATATGGGGGCGGATGACTTTGTGACCAAGCCTTTTGACCAGCAGGTTCTCTTAGCCAAGGTTCAAGGCTTGTTGCGTCGTTCCTATGAGTTTGGGCGTGACGAGAGTTTACTGGAATATGCTGGTGTGATTCTCAATACCAAATCCATGGATTTACATTATCAAGGACAAGTCTTGAATTTGACCAAGAATGAATTCCAGATTTTACGAGTTTTATTTGAGCATGCGGGCAATATCGTAGCGCGTGATGACCTGATGCGGGAACTTTGGAACAGTGATTTTTTCATTGATGATAATACCCTCTCTGTCAATGTGGCTCGTTTGCGTAAAAAATTGGAAGAGCAGGGCTTGATAGGATTTATCGAGACCAAGAAAGGGATAGGGTACGGACTGAAGCATGCTTGA
- a CDS encoding HAMP domain-containing histidine kinase — protein sequence MLDWKQFFLDYLRSRSRLFVYLLALTFLVLLFQFLFTSLGIYFLYFFLLCCFVTILFFAWDILVEMQIYRQELLYGEREAKSPLERALAEKLEAREMELYQQRSDSERKLTDLLDYYTLWVHQIKTPIAASQLLVAEVADRQLKQQLEQEIFKIDSYTNLVLQYLRLESFHDDLVLKQVQIEDLIKEIIRKYALFFIQKGLNVNLHDLDKEIVTDKKWLLVVIEQIISNSLKYTKEGGLEIYMEGQELCIKDTGIGIKNSDVLRVFERGFSGYNGRLTQQSSGLGLYLSKKISEELGHQIRIESEVGKGTTVRIQFAQVNLVLE from the coding sequence ATGCTTGATTGGAAACAATTTTTTCTAGATTATTTGCGTTCCCGTAGTCGTCTGTTTGTCTATCTGCTTGCTTTGACGTTTCTGGTCTTGCTCTTTCAGTTTTTATTTACCAGTCTAGGAATTTACTTTCTCTACTTTTTCCTCTTGTGTTGCTTTGTAACTATTTTATTTTTCGCTTGGGACATATTGGTGGAAATGCAGATCTATCGCCAGGAACTTCTCTATGGTGAGAGGGAAGCAAAATCTCCATTGGAAAGAGCCTTGGCTGAGAAACTAGAAGCGCGTGAGATGGAACTCTATCAGCAGAGGTCAGATTCAGAAAGAAAACTGACGGATTTGCTGGATTACTATACCTTATGGGTCCATCAGATTAAGACCCCCATTGCAGCCAGTCAACTCTTAGTTGCAGAAGTAGCCGACCGCCAATTAAAGCAGCAATTGGAACAGGAAATCTTCAAGATTGACTCCTATACCAATCTGGTGTTGCAGTACCTGCGTTTAGAAAGTTTCCATGATGATTTGGTCTTAAAGCAGGTTCAAATTGAGGACCTTATCAAGGAAATAATTCGTAAATACGCTCTTTTCTTTATTCAAAAAGGCCTAAATGTCAATCTACATGACCTTGATAAAGAAATCGTGACGGATAAGAAGTGGCTACTAGTGGTCATTGAACAAATTATCTCAAATAGTCTCAAGTACACCAAGGAAGGTGGTCTGGAGATTTATATGGAAGGCCAGGAACTCTGTATCAAGGATACGGGAATCGGGATAAAAAACAGTGATGTCCTCCGAGTCTTTGAACGTGGCTTTTCAGGCTATAATGGGCGCCTGACCCAGCAGTCATCTGGACTTGGCCTCTATCTATCTAAGAAAATTTCTGAAGAACTGGGTCACCAGATTCGCATTGAGTCTGAGGTTGGAAAAGGAACGACAGTGCGGATTCAATTTGCTCAAGTGAACCTAGTCCTTGAGTAA
- a CDS encoding TIGR00341 family protein, which translates to MTRNYSTREFREKLYDDLHVRLRDIVILMCAIFIASIGLNMNSTAVIIGAMLISPLMTPIVGLGFGLAIFDTRLIKQSLEVLFTQVLVSLLVSTLYFWISPLSYESSELIARTSPTIWDVLIAIAGGIAGVIGSRKKEANNIVPGVAIATALMPPICTAGYGLATGNVRFLFGALYLFLINCVFIMLTNIVGTRILIRKSPLSSFKELNVKMRIGLIILIVLLILPASYSAVTLTIDQARKEGIKKFVGKEFANHTVINQVYKSRNNELVLTVVGDPISEEELETLHQKQASYGIQSVQLKVNQVHNSTKIDSETTKEFYETINQYIDQKLSEKDSQKDLVKEKEADKD; encoded by the coding sequence ATGACCCGAAACTATTCAACACGTGAATTTCGCGAGAAACTATATGATGATCTTCATGTTCGATTAAGAGATATAGTGATTTTGATGTGTGCGATTTTTATTGCCTCTATAGGTTTAAATATGAACTCAACAGCTGTCATTATTGGAGCCATGCTGATTTCCCCTCTTATGACACCGATTGTTGGACTGGGGTTTGGTTTAGCTATTTTTGATACGCGTTTAATCAAGCAATCTCTAGAGGTTTTATTTACTCAAGTATTGGTCAGTTTGCTTGTATCGACTCTGTATTTCTGGATTTCTCCCTTATCTTATGAAAGTAGCGAGTTGATTGCACGAACTTCTCCAACTATCTGGGATGTTCTCATTGCTATTGCTGGTGGGATAGCAGGTGTAATTGGTTCAAGGAAAAAAGAAGCAAATAATATCGTGCCAGGAGTAGCCATCGCAACAGCCCTGATGCCACCTATCTGTACTGCAGGCTATGGTTTAGCTACTGGAAATGTACGATTTTTATTTGGAGCTCTCTATCTTTTCTTGATCAACTGTGTCTTTATCATGCTAACCAATATTGTTGGAACAAGAATTTTGATTAGAAAATCTCCCTTAAGTTCATTTAAAGAGCTCAATGTTAAAATGAGAATTGGATTGATAATCTTGATTGTATTATTGATTCTTCCAGCCAGCTATTCAGCAGTCACTCTGACGATAGATCAAGCGCGAAAAGAAGGGATTAAAAAGTTTGTAGGCAAAGAGTTCGCCAATCATACGGTCATTAATCAAGTCTACAAGTCAAGGAATAATGAATTGGTCTTGACAGTTGTTGGAGATCCGATTTCAGAAGAAGAGTTAGAAACGCTCCACCAAAAACAAGCCTCTTACGGTATTCAATCTGTTCAATTGAAAGTCAATCAAGTCCATAATTCGACAAAAATAGATAGTGAGACGACCAAGGAATTTTACGAAACCATTAACCAGTATATCGATCAAAAACTCTCTGAAAAAGATTCACAAAAAGACCTCGTAAAAGAAAAAGAGGCAGACAAGGATTGA
- the thrS gene encoding threonine--tRNA ligase: MIKITFPDGAVREFESGVTTFEIAQSISNSLAKKALAGKFNGKLIDTTRAITEDGSIEIVTPDHEDALPILRHSAAHLFAQAARRLFPDIHLGVGPAIEDGFYYDTDNTAGQISNEDLPRIEEEMQKIVKENFPSIREEVTKDEAREIFKNDPYKLELIEEHSEDEGGLTIYRQGEYVDLCRGPHVPSTGRIQIFHLLNVAGAYWRGNSDNAMMQRIYGTAWFDKKDLKNYLQMREEAKERDHRKLGKELDLFMISQEVGQGLPFWLPNGATIRRELERYIVDKEIAAGYQHVYTPPIASVELYKTSGHWDHYREDMFPTMDMGDGEEFVLRPMNCPHHIEVFKHHVHSYRELPIRIAEIGMMHRYEKSGALTGLQRVREMSLNDGHTFVTPEQIKDEFQRTLQLIIDVYEDFNLTDYRFRLSYRDPQDTHKYFDNDEMWENAQRMLKSAMDDMGLDYFEAEGEAAFYGPKLDIQVKTALGKEETLSTIQLDFLLPERFDLKYIGADGEEHRPVMIHRGVISTMERFTAILIENYKGAFPTWLAPHQVTLIPVSNEKHVDYAWEVAKKLRDRGVRADVDERNEKMQFKIRASQTSKIPYQLIVGDKEMEDGTVNVRHYGQKETQTVPVDEFVAAILADIANKSRVER; this comes from the coding sequence ATGATCAAAATTACTTTCCCAGATGGCGCTGTTCGTGAATTCGAATCTGGCGTTACAACTTTTGAAATTGCTCAATCAATCAGCAATTCCCTAGCTAAAAAAGCTCTTGCTGGTAAATTCAACGGCAAACTCATCGACACTACTCGTGCCATTACTGAAGATGGAAGCATCGAAATCGTGACACCTGATCACGAAGATGCTCTTCCAATCTTGCGTCACTCAGCTGCTCACTTGTTTGCTCAAGCCGCTCGTCGCCTTTTCCCAGACATTCACTTGGGAGTTGGCCCAGCCATCGAAGACGGTTTCTACTACGATACTGACAACACAGCTGGTCAAATCTCTAACGAAGACCTTCCTCGTATCGAAGAAGAAATGCAAAAAATCGTTAAGGAAAACTTCCCATCTATTCGTGAGGAAGTGACTAAAGATGAAGCGCGTGAAATTTTCAAAAACGACCCTTACAAATTAGAATTGATTGAAGAACACTCAGAAGACGAAGGTGGTTTGACCATTTACCGCCAAGGTGAATACGTTGACCTTTGCCGTGGTCCACACGTCCCATCAACTGGTCGTATCCAAATCTTCCACCTTCTTAACGTAGCTGGTGCTTACTGGCGTGGAAATAGCGACAACGCCATGATGCAACGTATCTACGGTACAGCTTGGTTTGACAAGAAAGACTTGAAGAACTACCTTCAAATGCGTGAAGAAGCCAAAGAACGTGATCACCGTAAACTTGGTAAAGAGCTTGACCTCTTCATGATTTCTCAAGAGGTTGGTCAAGGGCTTCCATTCTGGTTACCAAATGGGGCTACTATCCGTCGTGAATTGGAGCGCTACATCGTCGACAAGGAAATCGCTGCTGGTTACCAACACGTCTACACTCCACCAATTGCCTCAGTAGAACTTTACAAGACTTCTGGTCACTGGGATCACTACCGTGAAGATATGTTCCCAACTATGGATATGGGTGATGGGGAAGAATTCGTTCTTCGTCCAATGAACTGTCCTCACCATATCGAAGTCTTTAAACATCACGTTCACTCTTACCGTGAATTGCCAATCCGTATTGCTGAAATCGGTATGATGCACCGCTATGAGAAATCAGGTGCCCTAACTGGTCTTCAACGTGTACGTGAAATGTCACTTAATGACGGTCACACTTTCGTAACACCTGAACAAATTAAAGATGAGTTCCAACGTACGCTTCAATTGATTATCGATGTTTACGAAGATTTCAACTTGACTGACTATCGTTTCCGTTTGTCATACCGCGACCCTCAAGATACTCACAAATATTTTGATAATGATGAAATGTGGGAAAATGCTCAACGTATGTTGAAATCAGCTATGGATGACATGGGACTTGACTACTTTGAAGCTGAAGGGGAAGCAGCCTTCTACGGACCAAAATTGGATATCCAAGTTAAGACTGCCCTTGGAAAAGAAGAAACACTTTCTACGATCCAGCTTGACTTCTTGCTTCCAGAACGCTTCGACCTCAAATACATTGGAGCTGATGGTGAAGAACACCGTCCAGTTATGATTCACCGTGGTGTTATTTCAACCATGGAACGCTTCACAGCTATCTTGATTGAAAACTACAAGGGTGCCTTCCCAACATGGCTTGCACCACACCAAGTAACCCTCATCCCAGTATCTAACGAGAAACATGTGGACTACGCTTGGGAAGTGGCTAAGAAACTCCGTGACCGCGGTGTCCGTGCAGATGTAGATGAGCGCAATGAAAAAATGCAGTTCAAGATTCGTGCTTCACAAACAAGCAAAATTCCTTACCAATTGATTGTTGGAGACAAGGAAATGGAAGACGGAACAGTCAACGTTCGTCACTATGGACAAAAAGAAACACAAACTGTCCCAGTAGATGAGTTTGTAGCAGCAATCCTTGCTGATATCGCTAACAAATCACGCGTTGAGAGATAA
- a CDS encoding MazG-like protein, producing MELQELVERSWAIRQAYHDLEVKHHDSKWTVEEDLLALSNDIGNFQRLVMTKQGRYYDETPYTLEHKLSENIWWLVELSQRLDIDILMEMENFLSDKEKQLNIQTRK from the coding sequence ATGGAGTTGCAAGAATTAGTGGAGCGCAGTTGGGCAATCCGACAAGCTTATCACGATCTGGAAGTTAAACATCATGATTCCAAGTGGACGGTAGAAGAAGACCTCTTGGCTTTATCGAATGATATTGGAAATTTCCAACGATTAGTGATGACCAAGCAAGGACGCTACTATGATGAAACACCCTACACACTGGAACATAAACTTTCAGAAAATATCTGGTGGCTAGTAGAACTTTCTCAACGTTTGGATATAGACATCCTGATGGAAATGGAAAACTTCCTCTCTGATAAAGAAAAGCAGTTGAACATTCAGACTAGGAAGTAG
- the rpsO gene encoding 30S ribosomal protein S15 codes for MAISKEKKNEIIAQYARHEGDTGSVEVQVAVLTWEINHLNEHIKQHKKDHATYRGLMKKIGRRRNLLAYLRKNDVNRYRELINSLGLRR; via the coding sequence ATGGCAATCTCAAAAGAGAAAAAAAATGAAATTATCGCACAATATGCACGTCACGAAGGTGATACAGGTTCAGTAGAGGTTCAAGTTGCTGTCCTTACTTGGGAAATCAACCACCTTAACGAACACATCAAACAACACAAAAAAGACCACGCTACTTACCGTGGATTGATGAAGAAAATCGGTCGCCGTCGTAACTTGCTTGCATACTTGCGTAAAAACGACGTTAACCGTTACCGTGAGTTAATCAACTCTCTTGGACTTCGTCGTTAA
- a CDS encoding FecCD family ABC transporter permease — protein MLSKFSGSRQDLQFVLLLGILLGILGISLFLAVSMGSVAIDLGDTYRIILSRLGFPLEIGEVSKSTLAIVWNMRFPRVLLGLIVGAGLSMCGSVMQSTVNNPIAEPYVLGISAGATLGATLSIILGLKVMISLGAFLGAILATIAVLIIASIQGRMTTSSLILSGTVVNALFLAFSNFIISVGANADSVMTIKFWTMGSLAGTSWADLVLPTIVVGMAFLFFSTQYRVFNAMMMGDEAALTLGIPLRFYWYLYVTMVAVLTAVLVATCGIIGFVGLITPHLARGLVGTNYKRLFPVATLLGALFVIWADVLSRIIIPNAELPIGIFTALVGAPFFIYIVGGRRREVRV, from the coding sequence ATGCTTTCCAAATTTTCTGGAAGCCGACAAGACCTGCAATTTGTGTTACTTTTAGGTATCTTGCTAGGTATTTTAGGTATTTCTCTCTTTCTAGCAGTTTCAATGGGATCCGTTGCGATTGATCTAGGAGATACCTATCGGATTATTTTGAGCAGGTTGGGTTTTCCTCTTGAAATAGGAGAGGTTTCCAAGTCTACTCTTGCCATTGTATGGAACATGAGATTCCCCCGAGTATTGTTAGGTTTGATAGTGGGGGCTGGTCTTTCTATGTGTGGTAGCGTGATGCAGTCTACAGTGAACAATCCCATCGCAGAGCCTTATGTCTTAGGAATATCTGCGGGTGCAACTCTAGGGGCAACCTTGAGCATCATTCTTGGTTTAAAAGTGATGATTAGCCTTGGAGCTTTTCTTGGCGCTATTTTGGCAACAATTGCTGTCCTCATCATTGCCTCTATTCAGGGAAGGATGACGACTTCCAGTCTGATCTTATCAGGAACGGTGGTCAACGCTCTCTTTCTGGCTTTTTCCAACTTTATTATCTCAGTTGGAGCTAATGCGGATAGTGTGATGACCATTAAGTTTTGGACAATGGGTTCGCTCGCTGGGACTTCATGGGCAGACTTGGTCCTGCCAACTATAGTAGTAGGAATGGCCTTTCTATTTTTTTCTACTCAGTATCGTGTTTTCAATGCGATGATGATGGGAGATGAGGCTGCTTTAACATTGGGGATTCCCTTACGCTTTTATTGGTATCTTTATGTGACCATGGTGGCTGTGCTGACAGCAGTCTTAGTGGCGACCTGTGGGATTATTGGATTTGTCGGTCTGATTACTCCACATTTAGCTCGAGGGTTAGTAGGAACGAATTACAAGAGGCTTTTTCCTGTTGCAACCTTGCTAGGTGCCCTCTTTGTCATTTGGGCAGATGTACTCTCTCGTATCATCATTCCAAATGCAGAGCTTCCTATAGGTATTTTCACAGCCCTAGTAGGTGCTCCCTTCTTTATCTACATTGTTGGAGGTAGGCGAAGGGAGGTGAGGGTCTGA
- a CDS encoding ABC transporter ATP-binding protein encodes MDLICRDVHFGLGEKKILKGVSLKVEGHQFHTILGPNGSGKTSLLKLLYRQEKVDKGLISLDGKPLEQWTLKETAKQMAVVTQFNQLQFDCTVEEIVLLGRTPHLSFLQKEKERDYVLVQDALVKVDMLEKKTRLYSSLSGGEKQRVLLARALAQEPTLLLLDEPTNHLDIKYQLDLLAIVKELKVNVLAVLHDIQLACRYSDYLYLMKEGEILYQGTPKETITSESLQTVYGVQSQVTWTEDQQAMIHYL; translated from the coding sequence ATGGACTTGATTTGTCGGGATGTCCACTTTGGGCTAGGAGAGAAAAAAATCCTCAAAGGAGTCTCTCTTAAAGTTGAAGGGCATCAATTTCACACGATATTAGGACCAAATGGAAGCGGGAAAACCAGTCTACTTAAACTCCTCTATCGTCAGGAAAAGGTGGACAAAGGCTTGATAAGTCTAGATGGAAAGCCTCTGGAACAATGGACGCTCAAAGAAACAGCCAAGCAAATGGCAGTTGTGACCCAGTTTAATCAACTGCAGTTTGATTGTACCGTTGAGGAAATCGTCTTGCTGGGAAGAACTCCCCACCTCTCTTTTCTACAAAAGGAAAAGGAAAGGGATTATGTGCTCGTTCAAGATGCCCTCGTTAAGGTGGATATGCTCGAGAAGAAAACTCGTCTCTATTCGTCCCTGTCGGGGGGAGAGAAACAGCGAGTTTTGTTAGCCCGCGCCTTGGCGCAAGAACCGACTCTCTTACTCCTAGACGAACCAACCAATCACCTGGATATCAAGTATCAGCTAGACTTGTTGGCTATTGTGAAGGAACTCAAGGTCAATGTCCTAGCTGTCCTGCATGATATTCAACTTGCTTGTCGCTATTCGGATTATCTCTATCTAATGAAAGAGGGAGAAATCCTTTACCAAGGGACTCCAAAGGAGACTATCACCTCTGAGTCATTGCAAACTGTATACGGAGTTCAAAGTCAGGTGACTTGGACCGAGGATCAGCAAGCTATGATTCACTATTTATAA
- a CDS encoding ABC transporter substrate-binding protein produces the protein MKKTLSILLVTVAILTMAACGNTTTEKTTTQSSAETSQKASAETTYPLTVKTYDAKGNEVEQVFDKAPEKVITNNLSTTEILLELGLKDKIAGMLNPDNAVTDKYKDAIATIPQIGDKKTVSQETVLSYEPDAVMGRNMMFSEKSLGTVSTWNENKIPVYTQKASLSTIQQDLGNIVEDVKNLGMIFNVQDKTNEYAAQLQTKIDAVKKANPASQGEKKKALIMVAYNDQTFGAYKSALQESLLNQLGYTNVATGTSGLTLENLVSMDPELIIYVTSDRNKKLDEKAVELMKANAVLESVPAIKNQKIMTISYDELMDYGPAVIDSLEKINDFINK, from the coding sequence ATGAAAAAAACACTCAGTATTTTACTCGTAACAGTTGCTATCCTAACCATGGCAGCTTGTGGTAATACTACTACAGAAAAAACTACCACACAATCTAGCGCAGAAACAAGTCAAAAGGCAAGCGCAGAGACGACTTATCCGCTAACGGTCAAAACTTATGATGCTAAGGGAAATGAAGTCGAACAAGTCTTTGACAAGGCACCTGAAAAAGTTATCACCAACAATCTTTCAACCACTGAAATCTTATTGGAGCTAGGCTTGAAGGATAAAATTGCTGGCATGCTTAACCCTGATAATGCTGTGACGGACAAATACAAGGACGCGATTGCGACGATTCCTCAAATTGGGGATAAAAAAACAGTCTCACAAGAAACAGTCCTTTCTTATGAGCCAGACGCTGTGATGGGTCGAAACATGATGTTTTCTGAAAAATCCTTGGGGACAGTTAGCACTTGGAATGAAAACAAAATCCCAGTCTATACGCAAAAAGCTTCTCTCTCAACAATTCAGCAAGATTTGGGGAATATTGTAGAAGATGTCAAAAATCTTGGAATGATTTTTAATGTTCAGGACAAGACCAATGAATACGCGGCCCAATTACAAACTAAAATTGACGCTGTTAAGAAAGCAAATCCAGCAAGTCAAGGTGAAAAGAAAAAGGCTTTGATTATGGTTGCTTATAATGATCAAACCTTCGGTGCCTACAAGTCTGCTTTGCAAGAAAGTTTACTGAACCAACTTGGTTATACAAACGTTGCTACGGGGACATCAGGCTTGACCTTGGAAAATCTCGTGTCAATGGATCCTGAATTGATTATCTATGTAACCAGCGACCGCAATAAAAAATTGGATGAAAAAGCAGTAGAGTTGATGAAGGCAAATGCTGTTTTGGAAAGCGTACCTGCCATTAAGAATCAAAAAATTATGACCATCTCTTACGATGAATTGATGGATTATGGTCCAGCAGTGATTGATTCCCTTGAGAAAATCAATGACTTTATCAATAAATAA